Proteins encoded together in one Candidatus Endomicrobium procryptotermitis window:
- a CDS encoding protein phosphatase 2C domain-containing protein has protein sequence MKMVYYGKTDTGIVRKENQDAFGVGSDKNFFVVCDGMGGGAAGDFASRCAVEVILKTFESLDQSDIRSITGKRFENIDERLLRPAASIMLANRMLNNLTLKYPKLVGMGTTVVAARFDSKESLLHIYHTGDSRIYRIRGGIIELLTKDHSKVNELIDEGKMREDEVKTAELQSMITRALGTGATVKVDYRSVIVKPGDHYIMCSDGLNGEIDDSVIKGIVDIHRGNPNAIANELIMAANNSGGRDNTTVIVLKAEDDGMGFSVPEYYVQSIITIGEDDPLQSAAEDKIFSKYGKDFGIEVPKAAKEVNIFTNPLFIACISVALVISIIFLYSKCNKKREKEFHELTGNISGINLDIRTPNDERIIQILSTSDKISRLEILKEIVQDKDSYTVPLANVQVLIEEKTKPNKFVGLSSLVPLEIKLPKGDYKITLIYPEYKILTDNYYLTASIDISLELSGSLGYKTVIMLPEKAGE, from the coding sequence ATGAAAATGGTCTATTACGGAAAAACGGATACGGGCATAGTAAGAAAAGAAAATCAAGACGCATTCGGAGTCGGTTCCGATAAAAATTTCTTTGTCGTATGCGACGGCATGGGAGGAGGCGCAGCTGGTGATTTTGCAAGCAGGTGCGCCGTTGAAGTAATTTTGAAAACTTTTGAAAGTCTTGACCAGTCTGACATACGTTCGATTACTGGAAAAAGATTTGAAAACATAGATGAAAGACTTTTGCGTCCTGCCGCTTCAATAATGCTTGCCAACAGAATGCTTAATAATCTCACTTTAAAATATCCTAAACTTGTGGGCATGGGTACTACAGTGGTTGCCGCAAGGTTTGATAGTAAAGAGAGTCTTCTCCATATTTATCATACAGGAGACAGCAGAATTTACAGAATAAGAGGTGGAATTATTGAGCTTCTTACAAAAGATCATTCTAAAGTCAACGAGCTTATTGATGAAGGAAAAATGCGCGAAGATGAAGTTAAAACTGCCGAGTTGCAAAGCATGATTACCAGAGCTTTGGGAACGGGAGCTACGGTAAAAGTAGATTACAGGTCGGTTATTGTCAAACCGGGAGATCATTATATAATGTGCAGTGACGGACTTAACGGTGAAATAGACGATTCTGTTATAAAAGGTATAGTTGACATACACAGAGGCAACCCTAACGCCATAGCAAATGAACTCATAATGGCGGCAAATAATTCCGGTGGAAGAGATAATACCACAGTCATTGTTTTGAAAGCCGAAGATGATGGTATGGGTTTTTCCGTGCCAGAATATTATGTGCAAAGCATAATAACCATTGGCGAGGATGACCCCTTGCAGTCAGCCGCAGAGGATAAAATTTTTTCAAAATATGGAAAAGATTTTGGAATAGAGGTTCCTAAGGCTGCAAAAGAAGTCAATATTTTTACAAATCCACTGTTTATAGCCTGTATATCGGTGGCGCTTGTTATAAGTATCATATTTTTATACTCGAAATGTAACAAAAAGCGTGAAAAAGAATTCCATGAGCTTACGGGCAACATTTCGGGCATTAATTTGGATATACGTACGCCCAATGATGAAAGAATAATACAAATTCTTTCAACCTCGGATAAAATTTCAAGGCTGGAAATTTTAAAGGAAATAGTACAGGATAAAGATTCCTACACTGTTCCTTTGGCAAATGTGCAGGTTTTAATCGAAGAAAAAACAAAACCGAATAAATTTGTAGGTTTATCGTCACTTGTCCCTCTGGAAATAAAACTTCCAAAGGGGGATTATAAAATAACTCTAATATATCCCGAGTATAAGATTTTGACGGATAATTATTATTTAACGGCTTCAATAGATATATCTTTAGAGCTCTCAGGGTCTTTAGGGTATAAAACGGTGATAATGCTGCCGGAAAAAGCGGGGGAATAA
- a CDS encoding response regulator has translation MNKKSKILIIDDDVSFVDSEAAVLNAKGFEVIKAFTSESGMEALALKNPDIVLLDVNLPDKNGFEVLQIIKNSRNFSELPVILITGDMAVQVDKGFAAGADDVIFKPIDIDDLCANLNRLLK, from the coding sequence GTGAACAAAAAAAGTAAAATCCTTATTATTGATGATGACGTGTCATTTGTTGATTCTGAAGCAGCTGTATTAAACGCTAAAGGTTTTGAAGTAATAAAAGCTTTTACTTCTGAATCCGGTATGGAAGCTCTGGCTCTTAAAAATCCTGATATTGTTTTGCTTGACGTAAATTTACCTGATAAAAATGGTTTTGAAGTATTACAAATCATTAAAAACAGCAGGAATTTTTCTGAACTTCCAGTAATTCTCATAACAGGAGATATGGCAGTTCAGGTTGACAAGGGTTTTGCGGCTGGGGCTGACGATGTTATTTTTAAACCTATAGATATCGATGATCTTTGCGCAAACCTAAACAGGTTGTTAAAATGA
- a CDS encoding FHA domain-containing protein → MPRLFLKRKEEILGEYILRRKKRIFVGSKKGNDILIKDKNISEHHCSIITEDGSNYVVKDQNTIIGTKVNGKTVSEKELQIGDEIGIGPYSIVILADITPNSHEVNRPTCFLLGIYGKFIGKKFIVKTEDTFIGREHFSPRGIENDIVLAGDMTVSKGHAKISYNNGQYTITDVGSTGGVAINGNKVGQLNSMNIDIGDEISIGRSIFRFVNSFDEDYSIPSKQKIFLLKIQKSLSLGVTVVSLIISIGLIWFGWTGLSLLKNKPNKLTLELNTSFRKDTPLRTLEDYDITSTPAIGDINGNGKNDIVMLTAAGFLYGWDAKTGDSLWRQIEIFNSGQTSPMLADVNDDSILDIIALSDSSMLFIYDGQTGNIIRREILGGVISEMTPIIADLTGNGKKDIVVCSEDGAVHFLYNAGYETDYDRYTEFIEGPIYASPVLYRSKDFTPMVVVASYAGKVYFIDGKSRTKKTVDLVEKSGKAHLIAGTPAVGDINGDSIPEVVVQSNVPQYVSAIDVSKFEVIWTYFVEPTPPAGLKHNSSPVITDLTGNGMGDVLIISANGSIQGLKGKTGYPAGELLWKMPLPEAKRIISSPAVYDFDKDGLNDFVIATEDGRIMVIKSNTRRKEFELMAEIRASNSPITSSPLLGDIFNMGKLDILFSNSTDSIQVISTNAKIIKNVIVWPMFLGSADHIGFSGLGKFKSQYRKEFFTGLIILTAFLFFKIRFILARNAKRVKVQFL, encoded by the coding sequence TCTTATTAAAGATAAAAATATTTCAGAACATCATTGCAGCATAATTACTGAAGATGGCAGCAATTATGTCGTAAAAGATCAAAACACGATTATCGGAACGAAAGTAAACGGAAAGACTGTTTCTGAAAAAGAACTTCAGATAGGGGATGAAATAGGCATAGGTCCCTATAGCATAGTGATACTTGCAGATATTACTCCGAACTCTCACGAGGTCAACAGGCCTACATGCTTTTTATTGGGCATTTACGGAAAGTTTATAGGTAAAAAATTTATCGTTAAAACTGAAGATACTTTTATAGGAAGGGAACACTTTTCTCCGAGAGGAATTGAAAACGATATAGTTCTTGCCGGAGATATGACGGTATCGAAAGGACATGCTAAAATATCTTATAATAATGGGCAATATACGATTACGGATGTCGGCAGTACTGGAGGCGTTGCCATAAACGGCAATAAAGTTGGACAGCTCAATAGCATGAATATCGATATTGGAGATGAAATATCCATAGGAAGATCAATATTTAGATTTGTCAATTCTTTTGATGAAGATTATTCAATTCCTTCAAAACAAAAAATATTTTTATTGAAAATTCAAAAATCTCTTTCTCTAGGTGTTACGGTGGTGTCTCTTATAATTTCAATAGGTTTAATATGGTTTGGATGGACGGGGCTTTCTCTGCTTAAAAATAAACCGAATAAACTGACTCTTGAACTAAACACAAGTTTTAGAAAAGACACGCCTTTGAGAACCCTTGAAGACTATGACATTACATCTACTCCGGCTATAGGCGATATTAACGGTAATGGCAAAAACGACATTGTTATGCTTACTGCAGCGGGATTTTTATACGGATGGGACGCTAAAACGGGCGATTCTCTGTGGAGACAGATTGAAATATTTAATTCGGGACAAACTTCTCCCATGCTTGCCGACGTTAATGACGACTCTATTCTTGACATTATTGCTTTGTCTGATTCTTCTATGTTGTTTATTTATGACGGGCAGACCGGGAACATTATAAGAAGGGAAATACTCGGTGGAGTGATTTCCGAGATGACCCCTATTATAGCGGATTTGACTGGAAATGGCAAAAAAGACATTGTTGTGTGTTCCGAAGATGGAGCAGTTCATTTCCTTTATAATGCGGGATATGAAACGGATTATGACAGATATACAGAGTTTATTGAAGGACCTATATACGCCAGTCCGGTATTGTATCGATCGAAAGATTTTACTCCGATGGTAGTTGTGGCAAGTTATGCTGGAAAAGTTTATTTTATCGATGGTAAATCTAGAACCAAAAAAACCGTTGATCTAGTTGAAAAATCCGGAAAAGCACATCTTATAGCAGGTACTCCGGCCGTAGGAGACATTAACGGAGACTCAATCCCGGAGGTCGTCGTTCAATCTAATGTACCTCAGTATGTTTCGGCAATTGATGTTTCGAAATTTGAAGTTATTTGGACATATTTTGTAGAGCCTACTCCTCCGGCGGGGCTTAAACATAATTCTTCTCCAGTTATTACCGATCTTACAGGTAACGGGATGGGAGACGTATTGATAATTTCTGCAAACGGAAGCATACAGGGATTAAAAGGCAAAACAGGATATCCGGCCGGAGAACTATTGTGGAAAATGCCGCTTCCAGAAGCAAAAAGAATTATATCTTCTCCTGCTGTCTATGATTTCGATAAAGACGGGTTAAACGATTTTGTAATAGCCACTGAAGATGGAAGAATTATGGTTATAAAAAGCAATACAAGACGTAAAGAGTTTGAACTAATGGCGGAAATAAGGGCTAGCAACAGTCCTATAACTTCCTCGCCTCTGCTAGGAGATATATTCAATATGGGTAAACTTGACATTCTTTTTTCGAATTCTACCGATTCTATACAGGTGATAAGCACAAATGCAAAGATTATTAAAAATGTAATTGTCTGGCCTATGTTTTTAGGCAGTGCAGATCATATAGGATTTTCGGGGTTAGGTAAATTTAAGTCGCAGTACAGAAAAGAATTTTTTACGGGATTAATAATTTTAACGGCGTTCTTATTTTTTAAGATAAGATTTATTTTAGCAAGAAATGCCAAAAGGGTTAAGGTTCAGTTTCTATGA